In the genome of Coregonus clupeaformis isolate EN_2021a chromosome 11, ASM2061545v1, whole genome shotgun sequence, one region contains:
- the LOC121576498 gene encoding probable ATP-dependent RNA helicase DDX59, protein MFMPRALKVKRPTDNTSQVLKKKCKLSQEGEKEGSDGTGQPPNPSLQTSSTAPRESEETNMNAETQVKPAYQETHLPTLEQGTGSPIRAPEDQQSSESSPEDSEEEEEEPVKSFRKSQRWPEPGEPICVMCSRFGEYICDSTDNDVCSLECKASHLAKMGMGTGEDAFNRDDTGEKTTSQCGQPAVDRAGNSVEDLYKDYSYKEDAFISGLTEEQVQRVKQELGIVTEGREVGRPIIEFGQCNLPPTLSTNLKKAGYEAPTPVQMQMVPVGLAGRDVIASADTGSGKTVAFLLPVVVCALERLVEGGPGGPAALILTPTRELAIQIERQAKELVIGLPNMRTALLVGGMPLPPQLHRLKSTIKIIIATPGRLLEILKQKAVQLDGVRVVVVDEADTMLKMGFQQQVLEVLENITEEHQTLLTSATIPKGTEQLAARLTHDPVRIAIGDKNQPCANIRQIVLWVEEPSKKKKLFEILNDGKLYQPPVVVFVDCKLGADLLCEAVKKIMGLNTVAMHSDKTQWERNRILKGLLEGDFEVVVSTGVLGRGLDLVNVKLVVNFDMPSNMDEYVHQVGRAGRLGHRGTSITFVNNDNKRLFLEVVNRVKPTGSQLPPQLLNSPHLHEQQRRDKQKAKQRGEDDVMVTKTNLLDIIRKHNRSSKR, encoded by the exons ATGTTTATGCCAAGAGCACTGAAAGTGAAGAGACCAACAGACAACACAAGTCAGGTGCTTAAGAAGAAGTGCAAGCTGAgccaggagggagagaaggaaggcaGTGATGGCACAGGACAACCCCCCAACCCCAGCCTTCAGACGTCCTCTACAGCTCCCCGTGAGAGTGAAGAGACAAACATGAACGCTGAGACACAGGTGAAGCCTGCCTACCAGGAGACACACCTTCCAACCCTGGAACAGGGTACAGGGAGTCCTATACGAGCACCAGAGGACCAACAGTCCTCTGAGTCCAGCCCAGAGGAcagtgaagaagaagaagaggagccTGTAAAATCCTTCAGAAAGAGCCAGAGATGGCCTGAACCGGGGGAGCCCATCTGTGTCATGTGTAGTCGCTTTGGGGAGTACATCTGCGACAGCACCGACAACGATGTGTGCAGCCTAGAGTGCAAGGCCAGTCACCTGGCTAAAATGGGCATGGGCACAGGGGAGGATGCCTTTAACCGTGACGACACAGGGGAGAAGACGACTTCACAATGTGGACAGCCAGCTGTTGACAGAGCTGGCAATAGTGTCGAGGACTTATACAAGGACTATTCCTACAAGGAAGATGCATTTATCTCTGGGTTGACAGAGGAGCAAGTGCAGCGGGTAAAGCAGGAGCTGGGCATTGTGACAGAGGGCAGGGAGGTGGGCAGGCCCATCATAGAGTTTGGGCAATGTAACCTTCCCCCGACTCTCAGTACCAACCTGAAGAAGGCAGGGTATGAGGCGCCCACCCCTGTTCAGATGCAGATGGTGCCCGTTGGCTTGGCTGGCAGGGACGTGATTGCCAGTGCTGACACAGGTTCCGGGAAGACGGTGGCCTTTCTGCTGCCAGTGGTAGTGTGCGCTTTGGAG AGGCTAGTGGAGGGTGGTCCCGGGGGTCCGGCGGCTCTCATCCTGACCCCCACCAGGGAGCTGGCCATCCAGATCGAGAGGCAGGCCAAGGAGCTGGTGATAGGCCTACCCAACATGAGGACTGCCCTGCTGGTGGGAGGCATGCCCCTGCCCCCACAGCTCCACCGCCTCAAGAGCACCATCAAG ATAATAATTGCTACCCCAGGACGACTTCTGGAGATCCTAAAACAGAAGGCAGTGCAGCTGGATGGAGTGAGGGTTGTGGTGGTTGATGAG GCGGACACCATGCTGAAGATGGGCTTTCAGCAGCAGGTCCTGGAGGTTCTGGAGAACATCACGGAGGAGCACCAGACCCTGCTAACGTCCGCCACCATCCCCAAGGGCACAGAGCAGCTGGCGGCCCGACTGACCCATGACCCGGTCCGTATCGCCATCGGGGACAAGAACCAGCCCTGCGCCAACATCCGCCAGATAGTGCTCTGGGTGGAGGAGCCCTCCAAGAAGAAGAAGCTCTTTGAGATTTTAAAT GACGGAAAGCTGTACCAGCCTCCGGTGGTGGTGTTTGTGGACTGTAAGCTTGGGGCGGACCTACTGTGTGAGGCCGTGAAGAAGATCATGGGCCTCAACACGGTGGCCATGCACTCAGACAAGACCCAGTGGGAACGCAACCGCATCCTCAAG GGTCTACTTGAAGGGGACTTTGAAGTGGTGGTCAGCACTGGCGTACTGGGCAGAGGGCTCGACCTAGTCAACGTCAAATTGGTGGTCAACTTTGACATGCCATCCAACATGGATGAGTATGTTCATCAG GTGggcagagcaggcagactgggcCACCGGGGCACATCCATCACGTTTGTCAACAACGACAACAAGCGTCTGTTCCTGGAGGTGGTGAACCGGGTGAAGCCCACAGGTTCCCAGCTGCCCCCCCAGCTTCTCAACTCCCCCCACCTCCATGAGCAGCAGAGGAGGGACAAACAGAAAGCCAAGCAAAGAGGGGAGGATGATGTCATGGTCACCAAGACCAACCTCCTCGACATCATCCGGAAACACAACAGGAGCTCAAAGAGATAG